GGAAGCGGCCCTGTTCCAGCAGCAAGATGGCGGTGGTACGTTTGTCCAGGTCGTCGGCCAGCCGCTGGCGGCGCTGGTGGTCGGCGATGGCCGCCTCGGTCACCGACAACAGCAGGCGGCGATCCAGCGGCTTGGCCAGATAATAATAGGCGCCGGCCTTGATGCCCTCGCTGACATCCTCGGTCTCGGCATAGGCGGTTTGCATGATCACCGGGATGTGGGCCAGCTTGTCGTCGGCTTTCAGGCGGGTCAGCAATTCCATGCCGTTCATGCGCGGCATGCGGCGATCCAGCAAGATGACGTCGAACGAGCCGGGATGGGCCTGCAAAATGCCCCAGGCCTGCACCCCGTCCTCGGCCATCACCGTCTCGAAACCGGCGGCGCGCAGATTGGCGACGATGACCTCGCGGTTCATGCGCTCGTCGTCGACCACCAGGGCGCGGGCCGGTGCGTCGCTCACGCTTTCACGCCTGTTCGATGGCGAACAGCGATTCGAAGCAGGCCAGCCGCAGCAACTCGGCCACATCGATGCCGGGATTGCGCAGGCAGACCAACGCCCCCGCCCGGGTGGCGCGGTCGCGCAAGGTCAGCAGCATGCCCAGACCGGCGGAATCCATGTAATCCAGTCCGGCCATGTCCACCACCACCTTGGTCGGCTGACGGGCCAGAAGCTTGTCGATGGCGCCTTCGAACAGGTCGCGGTGATCGAACAA
This is a stretch of genomic DNA from Magnetospirillum gryphiswaldense MSR-1 v2. It encodes these proteins:
- a CDS encoding STAS domain-containing protein, producing the protein MKYRIIDGPSGPTLVLSDQLLFDHRDLFEGAIDKLLARQPTKVVVDMAGLDYMDSAGLGMLLTLRDRATRAGALVCLRNPGIDVAELLRLACFESLFAIEQA